In one Leptidea sinapis chromosome 25, ilLepSina1.1, whole genome shotgun sequence genomic region, the following are encoded:
- the LOC126972185 gene encoding uncharacterized protein LOC126972185, with product MSSRKLWGELEDENNDETLLQSVNFNPIIELGMQNIPEIPITVKSSPIELPKQNLITNTIQLHTYARQLTAILEQTENAVFEGARLDALSLPNPPPEPNIKIKHKTSPPINFLPKEYCDFSIGKGPVILPFTPESHARALKQCAAIAIGHVGIPTCTNTALNAVADALDLYLTNMCKLMRTVTDKEASGVSSGYPDIISKVFADLNVGDLHEFYENRVIRYHGKVKKKCEDLRAQCEALTLGDIAPQLKLEEVPELHFPAALDSTFTPSLEPGFQMLQSLEQEQLQGLDLLDTISTDDIKVESLEFAQLESSKLPSLSPSAKKKRK from the coding sequence ATGTCTAGCCGAAAGCTTTGGGGAGAACTAGAAGATGAAAACAATGATGAAACATTGTTGCAAAGTGTGAATTTTAACCCAATTATAGAATTAGGCATGCAAAATATACCAGAAATACCTATTACAGTTAAATCGTCACCTATTGAGCTCccaaaacaaaacttaattacAAATACTATACAATTGCATACCTATGCTAGACAACTTACTGCAATACTGGAACAAACTGAGAATGCTGTTTTCGAGGGCGCCAGGCTTGATGCCTTAAGTTTACCCAATCCTCCTCCTGAacctaacattaaaataaaacataaaacatcaCCCCCAATCAATTTCCTTCCAAAGGAATATTGTGACTTCTCAATTGGTAAGGGGCCAGTCATTCTTCCATTTACACCTGAAAGCCATGCGAGAGCTCTAAAGCAATGTGCAGCTATTGCAATTGGCCATGTAGGAATACCAACTTGTACAAACACAGCTTTAAATGCAGTAGCAGATGCTTTGGACTTGTATCTAACAAATATGTGTAAACTGATGCGAACAGTGACTGATAAAGAGGCCAGTGGTGTCAGTTCTGGATATCCTGATATAATTTCCAAGGTCTTTGCAGACCTTAATGTAGGGGACTTGCATGAGTTCTATGAAAACCGTGTGATCAGATATCATGGCAAAGTTAAAAAGAAGTGTGAAGATTTAAGAGCTCAATGTGAAGCACTTACATTAGGAGACATTGCACCTCAATTAAAACTCGAGGAGGTACCTGAATTACATTTCCCTGCTGCGCTGGACAGCACATTCACTCCATCACTGGAACCTGGCTTTCAAATGCTGCAAAGTTTGGAGCAAGAGCAATTACAAGGATTGGATCTCCTTGATACAATATCAACAGATGATATTAAGGTGGAATCTTTAGAATTTGCACAACTTGAATCTTCCAAGTTACCATCATTATCACCTAGTGCCAAgaaaaaacgaaaataa
- the LOC126972197 gene encoding cyclin-dependent kinases regulatory subunit translates to MTRDIYYSEKYYDDDNEYRHVVLPKELVKLVPKNHLMSEQEWRSIGVQQSQGWVHYMTHQPEPHILLFRRKRTTPPEKK, encoded by the exons ATGACACGGGATATATATTACTCAGAGAAATATTACGACGATGACAACGAGTATCG GCACGTTGTACTACCAAAAGAATTAGTAAAGTTGGTGCCGAAAAATCATTTGATGTCGGAGCAGGAGTGGCGTAGTATTGGGGTTCAACAAAGCCAAGGATGGGTCCATTACATGACACATCAACcag AACCCCATATTTTGTTGTTCCGAAGAAAGAGGACAACACCACCAGAGAAAAAGTAA